Part of the Candidatus Krumholzibacteriota bacterium genome is shown below.
GATAGTTGATAAGAGCTACGAGCCCGGGTCAAGCTACAGATACAGGGTGGATGTAATAGACGATGAGAGCATGCGCATGCTCTTTGTAACTGAAATAGTTAAAACCGAGACTCCAAAACTTGCCCTCAGCCAGAATTATCCGAATCCATTTAATCCTTCCACTACTATTTATTACAGCATACCGGAGAGATCTCGTGTGACTCTTGATATCTATGATGTATCAGGCAGAAGGATCGTAAGGCTTGAAGATTCAGTTAAAAAGGCCGGCAGGCATAAGAAGGAGTGGGCGGGACGCAATAAAGACGAGGTTATGGTTTCAAGCGGGGTCTATTTCTACAAATTGACAACGGGCAAGAAGAGCATAACGAAAAAGATGATTCTTCTCAGGTAGAATGTTGTTATTCCGGGAAACCGGCTGATTTCAGGCATAGCAAAACTTCCTTAAGCCATGCTCCGGGCTATATGCCACTCTGAGAGTTAATTAACCGCCATTATCGAAGGCGTCCGCTACGCCTATTTCTCTTCTTCAATCTCCTTTGCCAGCGCTCCAACAGAACCGATATGATCTCCAAGCCTGTAGAATCCCCATCCGCCAACGCTGTAAATAAAGGGGGCGAGCTTCTCCGGGTCAGGCATGCCGTTTTCCCCCAGTATAGAGGTGTCTGATTTGACATCCATGATTTCTCCTATGTACATGGTGTGAAGACCGAGCTCAACTGTTTTTATCAGCTTGCATTCCACGTTGAGGGGATATTCTTTTACGTAGGGCGCGTTTACCAGCTTGCTCCTTACAGGCGTAAGGCCGGTTTCTTTGAATTTGTCTCTGTCCCGCCCCGAGACTGTCCCCGCGAAGGCGGCTGAAGCAGCGTTATCTACCGAAGGGATGTTAACGGTATAAGCTCCGCTCTCCTTGATATTACCGTGCGTATAGGTTGCCTCCCTGAGTGAGATCGTAACGCATGGAGGCTTTGAGCAGCAGACACCGACCCATGAAGCTGTCATAATATTCGGCTCTCCCTCTTTGTCGTACGAGCCTATTATCCAGACCGGCGAGGGTGGCACTATCGTTTTAGCTCCGAGAGATTTCTTTCCGTCCTCCGCGGCCAGAGAAACAGCGGGCGTAAAAAATATAATAACCAGTGCCGTGATAAACGCTTTTTTAAACTTACGAATCATCATAATTATCCTGGCCCTCCTTTTGATTAAAACCATTGATTACCCGCTAATTCTATTTTAATAAAAATGATACTGCAACCCAAATTCCGGCTAAAGGGCTGACCGCGGGCTACTTTTATAAAACCTGTAATTTAAATATTCAATATTCATATTGCAATAATGGCAGAACCCGCCGTGGTTTAACATGGATCACAGAATCAGGCGTTATTCTCCGCCGGTCTTTTTCTTACGTTCCCAGCCGTTGTTTCAAAGCTTGTCTTCTGGAATCTAACTCCGTATGCTTTTTCCAGCTTTTCTGAGGAACTGAGATATTTCTGCACATATTGTCCGCAGTTGCTTCCTATCCTGTTCTCGCGGGTTTCGCCGATACTTAGAATAACTTCGTATCCCGCGTTTCTTAGTTTTCTTATGAGGTTGTCGTTCCCGGGGCCGGGTTGCTGCGGGTCGATAAAAGATTCCAATCTGTTTTGAGCTGCCTTATATGTGGGGTTAAGAGGTGTAATTTTAATAAGAAATTTCTCAGGCGAAAAATATTTTCCCAGAACAAAGGGGTCAATTGCCATATCTTTGGCGAGGGCAAAATTCAGAGTTAATTTTCTGTCTCCTTCTTCAAAGAATTTCTCGCCGTATTTGGCTATCTCGCCGAAGCTCCATTTGGCTGCCGGTATGACCTCGTCTCTTTGTTTTATATCTGTTGAATGTATGGAAAACTGAAGCTGGTATTTTCCCTTTGAATACAGCCTTTTCTTGATTTCCGACAATCTGCCGAAGAAGTCTCCGCTTCCGGCGGGAGCAATTGTGGACAGCGAGGGAATTAGCCCCGGCGCGTTATACATCTTTGGAAGTTCCTCGAGAACGTCAAGGACCGCGCTGTTTAGCGCCGGCTCCCCCATTCTTGAAAACTGGATTTTGAATTTTTCAGCCGGCACATTACCGCCGGGATATCGTCTTCTGATCAAAAAATCAATCTGATCTGTTATTTGTCCCTTTGTAAGTTTCCCGCTATAATCTCCGCCGGCATCACACATTTTGCATCCGACGGGGCAGCCGAACAATGTAGATACTATTATCACCCATTTCTTTTCCCTGGGGATGGGGGGTTGTACGGATTCAACAAACTCTACGGCTTTTCCGTTGTCCATTTGAGCAAGGT
Proteins encoded:
- a CDS encoding flavin reductase family protein gives rise to the protein MMIRKFKKAFITALVIIFFTPAVSLAAEDGKKSLGAKTIVPPSPVWIIGSYDKEGEPNIMTASWVGVCCSKPPCVTISLREATYTHGNIKESGAYTVNIPSVDNAASAAFAGTVSGRDRDKFKETGLTPVRSKLVNAPYVKEYPLNVECKLIKTVELGLHTMYIGEIMDVKSDTSILGENGMPDPEKLAPFIYSVGGWGFYRLGDHIGSVGALAKEIEEEK
- a CDS encoding radical SAM protein codes for the protein MEVIKSTGTEDIATVYLAQMDNGKAVEFVESVQPPIPREKKWVIIVSTLFGCPVGCKMCDAGGDYSGKLTKGQITDQIDFLIRRRYPGGNVPAEKFKIQFSRMGEPALNSAVLDVLEELPKMYNAPGLIPSLSTIAPAGSGDFFGRLSEIKKRLYSKGKYQLQFSIHSTDIKQRDEVIPAAKWSFGEIAKYGEKFFEEGDRKLTLNFALAKDMAIDPFVLGKYFSPEKFLIKITPLNPTYKAAQNRLESFIDPQQPGPGNDNLIRKLRNAGYEVILSIGETRENRIGSNCGQYVQKYLSSSEKLEKAYGVRFQKTSFETTAGNVRKRPAENNA